From one Spiroplasma endosymbiont of Lasioglossum villosulum genomic stretch:
- a CDS encoding DEAD/DEAH box helicase, whose product MSFQQFNLQPWLIENLKKEKLINPTPVQTEIIPLALTNKNLIIKSATGSGKTHTYLIPILNNCNVTLKVTQAVIITPTRELAQQTFNFLKALIKDQNISIACLVGGKDIIRQSNNLSNNQPQIVIGTPTRLKRLYELNMLAITTTNTLVIDECDMLFDMGFMEDLDFLITKMNKNTQIMTFSATILPQLVTWLKKYITNATTISIDNKSQKIQHIFINRHHQDSKKQLQSLLTMFDPYLCLIFVNNKENIEEIANVLIEENKKVAILHGGLPARERSQTFKRIKNFEYQYVVCSDIAARGIDIEGVSHVISLQLPTNNLEYYFHRAGRTGRANYSGISYVFYDKSDNSTIHKLKNLNVPIEYYKIKDNKLLPEITNDNILIHKRKIERNKEEQYVINRFKKNKNVTPGYKKKFNKDLEAIKKETRKQHIKASIKKIKKTQAIARRKKLFDEN is encoded by the coding sequence ATGTCATTTCAACAATTTAATTTACAACCATGACTAATTGAAAATTTAAAAAAAGAAAAACTAATTAATCCAACACCAGTCCAAACCGAAATTATTCCTTTAGCATTAACTAATAAAAACTTAATTATTAAAAGTGCTACTGGTAGTGGTAAAACTCATACTTATTTAATTCCAATTTTAAATAATTGTAATGTTACTTTAAAAGTAACACAAGCAGTTATTATTACACCTACTCGTGAACTTGCTCAACAAACGTTCAATTTTTTAAAAGCTTTAATTAAAGATCAAAATATTAGCATTGCTTGTTTAGTGGGTGGCAAAGATATTATTCGTCAAAGTAATAATTTAAGTAATAATCAACCACAAATTGTAATTGGAACTCCAACTAGATTAAAACGTTTATATGAACTTAATATGTTAGCAATTACTACTACTAACACTTTAGTTATTGATGAATGTGATATGTTATTTGATATGGGATTCATGGAAGATTTAGATTTTTTAATTACTAAAATGAATAAAAATACTCAAATTATGACTTTTTCAGCAACAATATTACCCCAACTAGTTACTTGATTAAAAAAATATATTACTAACGCTACTACAATTAGTATTGATAATAAATCTCAAAAAATTCAACATATTTTTATTAATCGTCATCATCAAGATAGTAAAAAACAACTACAATCATTATTAACAATGTTTGATCCTTATTTATGCTTAATTTTTGTTAATAACAAAGAAAATATTGAAGAAATTGCAAACGTCTTAATTGAAGAAAATAAAAAAGTAGCAATCTTACATGGTGGATTACCAGCACGAGAACGTTCTCAAACTTTTAAACGTATTAAAAATTTTGAATATCAATATGTTGTTTGTTCAGATATCGCAGCACGTGGTATTGATATTGAAGGGGTATCTCATGTTATTTCTTTACAATTACCGACAAATAATCTAGAATATTATTTTCATCGAGCAGGGCGAACAGGACGAGCTAACTATTCAGGTATTTCTTATGTATTTTATGATAAGAGTGATAATTCTACTATTCATAAGTTAAAAAATTTAAATGTTCCAATAGAATACTATAAAATTAAAGATAATAAGTTACTACCAGAAATTACTAATGACAACATCCTTATTCATAAACGAAAAATAGAAAGAAATAAAGAAGAGCAATATGTTATTAATCGCTTTAAAAAAAATAAAAATGTAACTCCTGGTTATAAGAAAAAATTTAATAAAGATTTAGAAGCAATAAAAAAAGAAACAAGAAAACAACACATTAAAGCATCAATTAAGAAAATTAAAAAAACACAAGCAATTGCAAGAAGAAAAAAACTTTTTGATGAAAATTAA